One window of Pyrus communis chromosome 12, drPyrComm1.1, whole genome shotgun sequence genomic DNA carries:
- the LOC137710643 gene encoding squamosa promoter-binding-like protein 6 → MESWSCISEGKGFVVSDETISHTDSLSRSRNGLMGWELKIPCTFMESQGFGELGNLGLPEMVGKHLQNDSIRDVVSTSISTPNLFSGEAESSSRISSSIVDSSSRDSSLIDLKLGRLADHKGVHSSKLSKGTPMLSSSESSTPTKRMRVSGVYSQPAYCQVYGCNKDLSSCKDYHKRHKVCEVHSKTAKVIINGIEQRFCQQCSRFHLLGEFDDGKRSCRKRLAGHNERRRKPQIGSHSGRAERFPQSFDGGRFEGNTLTTASFICQEILPSGNLNPEKYGTSDWCRRLKVEGGTHYRPFLGMPVANGHLHSKPVLPSYDISKQYPPFHENRTNPQNASIFGQNGSQYPQDARGLSSSSHSIFHETALGSQNLNVFDTASAVQGLLGISDSGCALSLLSSQSQNSSSYLSGIPIARPLVIPASHNFPSSGINSGAGNHLSPIPLSNGCDDTDDFGISDGIFQGSGFVNTKDRLPSQDGATINLLQLSSHLQRVEDQRQSMLVKQENDAFCFTENHLKSDLQIR, encoded by the exons ATGGAATCTTGGAGCTGTATTTCTGAAGGGAAAGGGTTTGTTGTATCAGATGAAACAATTTCACATACTGATTCACTTTCTAGAAGTAGAAATGGTTTGATGGGTTGGGAACTGAAAATCCCATGTACTTTCATGGAAAGTCAAGGTTTTGGGGAGTTGGGTAACTTGGGTTTGCCAGAAATGGTGGGCAAACATTTGCAGAATGATTCAATTAGAGATGTAGTGAGCACAAGTATTTCTACCCCGAATTTATTTTCGGGTGAAGCCGAATCCTCTTCGAGGATTTCGAGCTCCATTGTGGACTCCAGCAGTAGGGATTCTTCACTCATTGATTTAAAACTAGGGAGATTGGCTGATCACAAAGGTGTTCATAGCTCTAAATTGTCTAAAGGAACTCCCATGTTGTCCTCATCTGAATCATCCACACCTACAAAGAGAATGCGTGTTTCGGGTGTGTATTCTCAGCCTGCCTACTGCCAGGTTTATGGTTGCAACAAGGATCTTAGCTCCTGCAAGGACTACCACAAGAGGCATAAAGTCTGCGAGGTTCACTCGAAGACTGCGAAAGTTATTATCAATGGCATAGAACAAAGGTTTTGTCAACAATGTAGCAG GTTTCATTTGTTGGGTGAATTTGATGATGGTAAGCGTAGCTGTCGTAAGCGCCTTGCAGGACACAACGAGCGGCGGAGAAAGCCTCAGATTGGGAGTCATTCTGGAAGAGCTGAGAGGTTCCCTCAGTCATTTGATG GTGGCAGATTTGAAGGGAATACGTTAACTACTGCATCTTTTATCTGCCAAGAGATACTCCCTAGTGGCAATTTGAATCCTGAGAAATATGGAACAAGTGACTGGTGCAGGCGCCTAAAAGTTGAAGGCGGGACTCATTATAGGCCTTTTTTGGGGATGCCTGTTGCAAACGGGCATCTGCATTCGAAACCTGTCCTCCCTTCTTACGATATTAGCAAACAGTATCCCCCATTTCATGAAAACAGAACTAATcctcaaaatgcaagcatattTGGTCAGAATGGTAGTCAATATCCACAAGATGCGAGAGGCCTAAGTTCCAGTTCACATTCTATATTTCATGAGACCGCATTAGGAAGTCAAAACTTAAATGTTTTCGACACAGCTTCAGCAGTTCAAGGATTATTGGGAATCTCAGACTCTGGCTGTGCTCTCTCTCTTCTGTCATCTCAATCACAGAACTCTTCAAGCTATTTGTCAGGAATTCCTATTGCGCGTCCCTTAGTCATACCAGCCAGCCATAACTTCCCTTCTTCAGGAATAAATTCTGGAGCTGGCAATCACCTGAGTCCCATACCGCTGTCTAATGGTTGTGATGATACTGACGATTTTGGAATCTCAGATGGGATTTTCCAAGGATCAGGTTTTGTGAACACAAAAGATCGTCTACCCTCTCAAGATGGAGCCACTATCAACTTGCTTCAACTGTCATCGCATCTCCAACGAGTAGAGGATCAACGGCAATCCATGCTGGTGAAGCAGGAAAATGATGCTTTCTGCTTTACTGAGAATCACTTAAAAAGTGATCTGCAAATAAGGTAA